Genomic window (Nitrospirota bacterium):
TCGACCTGGTCCACAAACTCCTGAAGATAGAGGGACTCGTCCCCGGCAAAACTCAGCGAAGGCTTGTGGAAGTAGATCCGGTCCGGGTCGTTCAGGAATATCGGGTGCTGAAAAACTTTCGCAAGAATCTCGGCATCCGATCCCCAGATATACTCCAGCCGCGGATCCGACAAGAGATCGGCGATGGGGATCCACTCCAGCGCGTACCAGAACGCGTCCGGATTGACGATGGTGACCGTGATCGTGGCTCCGGAGGGGATCCTCTGGAGCGCCTCGCGGACGTGATAGCCCAGGCCAAACCCCAGAATCATCGCATCCGAACCCGATCCGAACCGGCCCTGCACGAAACTTCGCGCCTCTCGAACGGGGTCACCGCTGCTGTGGAGAAACACTTCGCGTCCATCCGGGAAAACCTTCTTCAGCGTGAAGGCGCCGGTCCGCGCGAAGGCCGGACTCAGTCCGGGCCAGCGCTGTTTCCAGTTCTGCACGGCGTGACCGTGCAAGTCGCGGTGGAACCGGTGCAAAGCCTGGAGGTTCTCAGAGAGGATATCTTGATGAGCGGCTTGAGCTTCCATGTCCCTTCAGATCTTCACGGCCTTGGTGGGAGTTGCCTCCCCCTGCGGCGTCGGCCCTCATGGCCCGTGCGCTCGCTCCGCCATCGCCGTCCGCTGGGGAGGCGGACGGCGGGACGGAAACTTAAAGAGGTACCCGGTTTCTCCGCCTCACGGCGGAGGGCCGTGGCGATGTCTTCCTAGCGTTTGCCCTTGATATCATCCATGATAATCTGGGCTGTAGTCGGAAGGTCCTCACGCTTCCCCCCAGGCACCTCTTACTTCCTCGTGGAATCATGCGTCCCATGACCTCATGAAACCCCGGTGCTTTGGGATCGGTTCCTTGCTGCGCTTCCATGCCTGCGCTTTCGATCCCAAAATATGCACAACATCTGGTATGGTGGCCAATTTAAAATACTATATATAAGTTGTCAACTGCTTTCGCGATGTCCCTTATGTCCCCTTTGACCACACCTATATTTTCGGAGATTTCGCAGGAAAGATGAGCTTCCCGCCGCGTCGAAATCGCTTTTGTTTTCAGAAGCCTGGTCGAATACCCCAATACCTGCAAGTCGGTGGTGATGAGAAAACGGAACGACTGGATTCCTCTGGCCCGCTATACTTTGATCTTCTCTGCCTTTGCCCTTATGATGGTGATCGTTTTTGGGAACAAGGGATTGATCGAACGGAAAGTCCTGCTCCGGAACAAACAGGCGGTCGTCCGCGAAATTCGAAAAGCTAAAGTGGAGAATGAGGTTTTGCGCGCCCAGATCGATGCCATCCGCCGCGACCCCTCCGAGGTGGAGCGTCTCGCGCGTGAAAAATTCGGGCTCGGTCGCGAAGATGAAAAAGTGTTCCAATTGGTGCCCAAGAAGCCATGAGTCGGTACGAACCTGAATCGATCGAACTGAAGTGGCAGGCCAAGTGGGACGAGGCCCGTCTCTTCGAAGTGGACGAGACACGAGCCACGAGTCCCGAGTCACGTTCCACGAAATACTACCTCCTCGAAATGTTCCCCTATCCCTCCGGCCGGATCCACATGGGCCACGTGCGGAATTACACGATCGGTGATGTGGTCGCCCGGTACAAAATGATGCGCGGCCACACGGTGCTCCATCCCATGGGATGGGACGCGTTTGGCCTCCCCGCCGAAAACGCCGCGATCGAGCGTGGGATCCATCCGGCGCAGTGGACACTCGACAACATCGCGTACATGAAA
Coding sequences:
- a CDS encoding septum formation initiator family protein; amino-acid sequence: MRKRNDWIPLARYTLIFSAFALMMVIVFGNKGLIERKVLLRNKQAVVREIRKAKVENEVLRAQIDAIRRDPSEVERLAREKFGLGREDEKVFQLVPKKP